From the Streptomyces nigrescens genome, one window contains:
- a CDS encoding sensor histidine kinase, giving the protein MPGPRDRAGTGPRAGCRRLRLRLRAWLRSWRRGGSAAWLRTRRPASLRTAFAVAFAAGAAAVTVLVGFLSYDAAARLVRVDEKSVFSQVVRDLRIQVQEKPFGPADYATADPDHDGPRDDLTRPSRTEVQILGPGGRIVERGRPVLPAGPAERRIADDERAGEHAEREADMGDEEYHVATVALGGGRGAVQVAQKFSETEDLLSALQQRTALLAAAVIALAGAGGWWLARRITGRLVRLTAVAESVAEHGRLDVPVPVAGRDEVARLGRAFDDMLGRLASAVQDQQRLVQDAGHELRTPLTSLRTNISLLKRFDELPSDAREELLADLAGEARELSDLVNELVDLAAGQRDDDPLAEVGLAESAEKAAASARRRTGREITVRTVRPAVVEGRPAALHRALTNLLENAAKFDAGGTEPIEVVVTGARVEVLDRGPGIADADLTRVFDRFYRAAAARGLPGSGLGLAIVREIATAHGGHAFATHRPGGGATLGFTVGTGTGAGTGTGSSTGSGGAHAETGLGS; this is encoded by the coding sequence ATGCCCGGCCCCCGCGACCGCGCCGGGACCGGGCCCCGCGCCGGGTGCCGGCGGTTGCGGCTCCGGCTCCGGGCCTGGCTGCGGTCCTGGCGGCGCGGCGGGTCGGCGGCCTGGCTGCGCACCCGCAGGCCCGCCAGTCTGCGCACCGCCTTCGCGGTGGCGTTCGCCGCCGGGGCCGCCGCGGTGACCGTCCTCGTCGGGTTCCTCAGCTACGACGCGGCGGCCCGGCTGGTGCGGGTCGATGAGAAGTCGGTGTTCTCGCAGGTCGTACGGGATCTGCGGATCCAGGTCCAGGAGAAGCCGTTCGGGCCCGCCGACTACGCGACCGCCGACCCCGACCACGACGGGCCGCGCGACGACCTCACCCGGCCCAGCCGCACCGAGGTGCAGATCCTGGGGCCCGGCGGCCGGATCGTGGAGCGGGGGCGCCCGGTGCTCCCGGCAGGTCCCGCGGAGCGCCGGATCGCCGACGACGAACGGGCCGGCGAGCACGCGGAGCGGGAGGCGGACATGGGCGACGAGGAGTACCACGTCGCGACCGTCGCGCTCGGCGGCGGCCGCGGGGCGGTCCAGGTCGCCCAGAAGTTCAGCGAGACCGAGGATCTGCTCTCCGCGCTCCAGCAGCGCACCGCCCTGCTGGCCGCCGCGGTGATCGCGCTGGCCGGGGCGGGCGGCTGGTGGCTGGCGCGCCGGATCACCGGCCGGCTGGTGCGGCTGACCGCGGTCGCCGAGAGCGTGGCGGAGCACGGGCGGCTGGACGTCCCGGTCCCGGTGGCCGGGCGCGACGAGGTCGCCCGGCTCGGGCGGGCCTTCGACGACATGCTCGGCCGGCTGGCCAGCGCCGTCCAGGACCAGCAGCGCCTCGTCCAGGACGCCGGCCACGAGCTGCGCACCCCGCTGACCTCGCTCCGTACGAATATCTCGCTGCTGAAGCGGTTCGACGAACTGCCGTCGGACGCCCGTGAGGAGCTGCTGGCCGATCTGGCGGGCGAGGCCCGTGAACTCAGCGATCTGGTCAATGAGCTGGTCGATCTGGCCGCCGGACAGCGCGATGACGACCCGCTCGCCGAGGTGGGCCTGGCCGAGTCCGCGGAGAAGGCGGCCGCCTCGGCCCGCCGCCGCACCGGCCGCGAGATCACCGTACGGACCGTGCGCCCGGCGGTGGTCGAGGGCCGCCCCGCCGCGCTGCACCGTGCGCTCACCAATCTCCTGGAGAACGCCGCCAAGTTCGACGCGGGCGGCACGGAGCCGATCGAGGTCGTGGTCACCGGCGCCCGGGTCGAGGTCCTCGACCGCGGCCCCGGCATCGCGGACGCCGATCTCACCCGGGTCTTCGACCGCTTCTACCGCGCCGCGGCCGCCCGCGGCCTGCCCGGCTCCGGCCTCGGCCTCGCCATCGTCCGCGAGATCGCCACCGCCCACGGCGGCCACGCCTTCGCCACCCACCGCCCGGGAGGGGGCGCCACCCTGGGCTTCACGGTCGGCACCGGAACGGGGGCGGGGACGGGGACGGGGAGCAGCACGGGTTCCGGCGGGGCACATGCGGAGACCGGGCTCGGTTCCTAG
- a CDS encoding response regulator transcription factor produces MTHSVLLAEDDRPIRTALERALTLEGYQVTAVADGIQALAAAHRERPDVILLDVMMPGIDGLQVCQVLRAEQDRTPILMLTARVETADRIAGLDAGADDYVVKPFEVEEVFARLRALLRRTTAGSAGAEDGGGPGTGPDGADEPGEAGGGAEAGGAYEARVADSGVVEAADLRIDGPSRRAWRGERELELTRTEFELLELLARNAGIVLDHSTIYDRIWGYDFGPGSKNLAVYVGYLRRKVDVPGSRPLIHTVRGVGYVLRED; encoded by the coding sequence GTGACCCACTCCGTACTGCTCGCCGAGGACGACCGCCCCATCCGCACCGCGCTGGAGCGTGCCCTGACCCTGGAGGGGTACCAGGTCACCGCCGTCGCCGACGGCATCCAGGCGCTGGCCGCCGCGCACCGCGAGCGGCCGGATGTGATCCTGCTGGACGTGATGATGCCGGGGATCGACGGCCTGCAGGTGTGCCAGGTGCTGCGGGCCGAGCAGGACCGCACCCCGATCCTGATGCTGACCGCCCGGGTCGAGACCGCGGACCGGATCGCCGGTCTGGACGCCGGGGCGGACGACTACGTGGTCAAGCCGTTCGAGGTCGAGGAGGTCTTCGCCCGGCTGCGGGCGCTGCTGCGCCGGACGACGGCCGGCTCGGCCGGGGCGGAGGACGGCGGAGGGCCGGGGACCGGTCCCGACGGTGCCGATGAGCCCGGCGAGGCGGGCGGGGGCGCGGAAGCGGGCGGGGCGTATGAGGCCCGGGTGGCGGACAGCGGTGTCGTCGAGGCCGCGGATCTGCGGATCGACGGCCCCTCGCGCCGTGCCTGGCGCGGCGAGCGGGAGCTGGAGCTGACCCGGACCGAGTTCGAGCTGCTGGAGCTGCTGGCTCGCAACGCCGGGATCGTGCTGGACCATTCGACGATCTACGACCGGATCTGGGGGTACGACTTCGGGCCGGGATCGAAGAACCTCGCGGTGTACGTGGGCTATCTGCGGCGCAAGGTCGATGTCCCGGGCAGCCGTCCGCTGATCCACACGGTGCGTGGCGTCGGCTACGTGCTGCGGGAGGACTGA
- a CDS encoding glycosyltransferase family 4 protein, whose product MKITLLLHNAYAIGGTVRTTLNLAAALADRHDVEIVSMLRHREVPRFTVDPRVRLVPLVDTRVGSEDMADPLFGEPAQDFPLAEKRHHQYSRLVDVRAAELLRATDADVLIGTRPGINVYLARFAPRRALRIAQEHLRHDAHSKRLRTELARHYGTLDAVVTTTEADAAVYRARMPLPGVRVLAVPNIVPAPAGPPSEGTSKVIAAAGRLVRGKRFDLLIEAFSAVAAKHPEWQLRIHGGGTERARLQGLIDGLGLSGQAELTGPRSPIEAEFAKASIVASASDAESFGMTIVEAMRCGVPVVSTDCPLGPAEIIHDGTDGLLVPPGDGRALAGALLTLIEDPGRRRTMAERARESSHRYDPEPIAERYQVLFGELRSTRGRRTRQRIAARVRARARRLLRRALRR is encoded by the coding sequence ATGAAGATCACCCTCCTGCTGCACAACGCCTATGCCATCGGCGGCACGGTCCGCACCACCCTCAACCTCGCCGCCGCGCTCGCCGACCGGCACGACGTCGAGATCGTCTCGATGCTGCGGCACCGCGAGGTCCCGCGGTTCACCGTGGACCCCCGGGTGCGGCTGGTGCCGCTGGTGGACACCAGGGTCGGCAGCGAGGACATGGCCGATCCGCTGTTCGGTGAGCCCGCGCAGGACTTCCCGCTCGCCGAGAAGCGGCACCACCAGTACAGCCGGCTGGTCGACGTCCGCGCTGCGGAGTTGCTGCGCGCCACCGACGCGGACGTGCTGATCGGCACCCGGCCCGGCATCAATGTCTACCTGGCCCGGTTCGCCCCCCGCCGGGCCCTGCGGATCGCCCAGGAGCACCTCCGGCACGACGCACACAGCAAACGGCTCCGCACCGAACTCGCCCGCCATTACGGGACGCTGGACGCCGTGGTCACCACCACCGAGGCGGACGCCGCCGTCTACCGCGCCCGGATGCCGCTGCCCGGCGTACGGGTCCTGGCGGTGCCCAACATCGTGCCCGCGCCGGCCGGGCCGCCGTCCGAGGGCACCTCGAAGGTGATCGCGGCGGCCGGCCGGCTGGTCCGCGGCAAGCGCTTCGACCTGCTGATCGAGGCGTTCTCCGCGGTCGCCGCCAAGCACCCCGAGTGGCAGCTGCGGATACACGGCGGCGGCACCGAGCGGGCGCGGCTCCAGGGGCTGATCGACGGACTCGGGCTGAGCGGGCAGGCGGAACTGACCGGGCCGCGCTCGCCGATAGAGGCGGAGTTCGCCAAGGCGTCGATCGTCGCCTCGGCCTCGGACGCCGAGTCGTTCGGCATGACCATCGTCGAGGCGATGCGCTGCGGAGTGCCCGTCGTCAGCACCGACTGCCCGCTGGGCCCGGCCGAGATCATCCACGACGGTACGGACGGGCTGCTGGTGCCGCCCGGCGACGGCCGGGCGCTGGCCGGTGCCCTGCTCACCCTCATCGAGGATCCCGGGCGCCGCCGCACGATGGCCGAGCGCGCGCGGGAGAGCTCGCACCGCTACGACCCGGAGCCGATAGCCGAGCGCTATCAGGTCCTCTTCGGGGAGTTGCGGTCGACGCGCGGACGGCGGACCCGGCAGCGCATCGCGGCGCGTGTCCGCGCCCGCGCACGACGGCTGCTGCGGCGCGCCCTGCGGCGCTGA
- a CDS encoding GH25 family lysozyme translates to MLHGVDVSSYNTSYSTAGLDFVFVKATEGRSYINPHQSAQASKARKAGCVVGFYHFLWPGNIAAQAKYFVEKCASVQGDLLACDWERTGEGTYASNAQKDQFLVEVKKLRPTHRVMLYCNRDFWLNHDTTSYAADGLWIADYVSAGHPRIKAKWRIHQYTDRPLDKDVADFSSKAALKKWAHPA, encoded by the coding sequence ATGCTGCACGGTGTCGATGTCAGCTCCTACAACACCTCGTATTCCACCGCGGGGCTGGACTTCGTTTTCGTCAAGGCCACCGAAGGCCGCTCCTACATCAACCCGCATCAGTCCGCGCAGGCGTCAAAGGCCCGTAAAGCGGGCTGCGTGGTCGGTTTCTACCACTTTCTGTGGCCGGGGAATATCGCCGCCCAGGCGAAATACTTCGTCGAGAAGTGCGCCTCGGTGCAGGGCGACCTGCTGGCCTGCGACTGGGAGCGCACCGGCGAGGGGACCTATGCGAGCAATGCGCAGAAGGACCAGTTCCTGGTCGAGGTGAAGAAGCTGCGCCCCACGCACCGGGTGATGCTCTACTGCAACCGCGATTTCTGGCTCAACCACGACACCACGTCCTACGCCGCCGACGGCCTGTGGATCGCCGACTACGTCTCCGCCGGGCATCCGCGGATCAAGGCGAAGTGGCGCATCCATCAGTACACCGACCGGCCGCTGGACAAGGACGTCGCGGACTTCTCCAGCAAGGCCGCCCTCAAGAAGTGGGCGCACCCGGCATAA
- the nadE gene encoding ammonia-dependent NAD(+) synthetase produces MTDPASKALQQEIARDLQVTASFDAEQEIERRVSFLTERLTSTGLRSLVLGISGGVDSTTTGRLCQLAVERARAAGHEATFYAMRLPYGVQADEKDAQRALEFIRADRELTVDIRPASDAALQAALDGGLTFRDAHHQDFVQGNIKARQRMIAQYAVAGAHNGLVVGTDHAAEAVSGFFTKFGDGAADVVPLTGLTKRRVRAVSAALGAPAELVQKVPTADLETLDPGKPDEDALGVSYDQIDDFLEGKPVDEAAAQAIVRRYRLTEHKRALPIAP; encoded by the coding sequence GTGACCGACCCGGCGTCCAAGGCCCTGCAGCAGGAGATCGCCCGGGATCTCCAGGTGACCGCGTCCTTCGACGCCGAGCAGGAGATCGAGCGCCGGGTGAGCTTCCTCACGGAGCGGCTGACCTCCACGGGCCTGCGCTCGCTGGTCCTCGGGATCAGCGGCGGCGTCGACTCCACGACCACGGGCCGGCTCTGCCAGCTCGCCGTGGAGCGGGCCCGCGCCGCCGGGCACGAGGCGACGTTCTACGCGATGCGGCTGCCGTACGGCGTCCAGGCGGACGAGAAGGACGCCCAGCGCGCGCTGGAGTTCATTCGCGCCGACCGGGAGCTGACCGTCGACATCCGCCCGGCGAGCGACGCGGCGCTGCAGGCCGCACTGGACGGCGGGCTCACCTTCCGCGACGCCCACCACCAGGACTTCGTCCAGGGCAACATCAAGGCCCGGCAGCGCATGATCGCGCAGTACGCGGTCGCGGGGGCCCACAACGGGCTGGTCGTGGGCACCGACCACGCGGCCGAGGCGGTCTCCGGCTTCTTCACCAAGTTCGGGGACGGCGCGGCCGATGTCGTGCCGCTCACCGGGCTGACCAAGCGCCGGGTACGCGCCGTGTCGGCGGCGCTGGGCGCCCCGGCAGAACTGGTCCAAAAGGTTCCGACTGCCGACCTGGAGACGCTGGACCCGGGCAAGCCGGACGAGGACGCGCTCGGCGTGAGCTACGACCAGATCGACGACTTCCTGGAGGGCAAGCCCGTCGACGAGGCGGCCGCCCAGGCCATCGTCCGCCGCTACCGCCTCACCGAGCACAAGCGGGCACTGCCGATCGCTCCCTGA
- the dgt gene encoding dGTP triphosphohydrolase, with protein sequence MRPARYSDEDLEQHSLRRRVPDDGQRSGFEHDVDRILYSTQWRALAGKSQVVASAELGAYHTRLTHSMKVAQLGRRMAERLERQYGGPNPALVEAACMAHDIGHPPFGHAGELALRATMDELHFADGVLDSFEGNAQTLRVLTFLAAHKYPGHRGLHLTRACLDASTKYPWERAPVDQDPARHVKWGVYVADREAFSWVRAGRTDSAVPVEEQVMDWADDVTYACHDVEDFYRTGLIPLAALFPPDGAAGSDTERETCRFLDYVQAKRARSGEAFDRAAALVMMEDIGKRLAVPAPYSGSHEDAVAVNRRTADLISYFTRGIELEVGGAAAIRYGAQLVIPPDRRAACDLLKELVWCYVIDRPALATQQHGKRRVVSELLRWSHDAPELLPPDRAEELALHGDRLRAAADHVASLTEDQALALHRRLSGTGLGSVNDNVWL encoded by the coding sequence ATGCGACCTGCCAGATACAGCGATGAGGATCTAGAGCAGCACTCCCTGCGGCGACGGGTGCCCGACGACGGGCAGCGGTCCGGGTTCGAGCATGACGTCGACCGGATCCTGTACTCGACGCAGTGGCGGGCGCTGGCCGGCAAGAGCCAGGTGGTGGCGAGCGCCGAGCTGGGCGCGTACCACACCCGGCTGACGCACTCGATGAAGGTGGCTCAGCTCGGCCGGCGGATGGCGGAGCGGCTGGAGCGGCAGTACGGCGGGCCGAATCCGGCGCTCGTCGAGGCCGCGTGCATGGCTCATGACATCGGCCATCCGCCCTTCGGGCACGCGGGTGAGCTGGCACTGCGCGCCACGATGGACGAACTGCACTTCGCCGACGGCGTGCTGGACAGCTTCGAGGGCAATGCGCAGACCCTGCGGGTGCTGACCTTCCTCGCCGCCCACAAATACCCGGGCCATCGCGGGCTGCATCTGACCCGCGCCTGTCTGGACGCCTCCACGAAGTACCCCTGGGAGCGGGCGCCCGTCGACCAGGACCCGGCGCGGCATGTGAAATGGGGCGTGTACGTCGCCGACCGGGAGGCGTTCTCCTGGGTGCGGGCCGGCCGTACGGACTCCGCCGTTCCGGTCGAGGAGCAGGTCATGGACTGGGCGGACGATGTCACCTACGCCTGCCATGACGTCGAGGACTTCTATCGCACGGGCCTCATCCCGCTGGCCGCGCTGTTCCCGCCGGACGGTGCCGCGGGCAGCGACACCGAGCGGGAGACCTGCCGTTTCCTGGACTATGTGCAGGCCAAGCGGGCGCGGTCGGGCGAGGCCTTCGACCGGGCGGCCGCGCTGGTGATGATGGAGGACATCGGCAAGCGGCTGGCGGTACCCGCCCCGTACAGCGGCAGCCATGAGGACGCGGTGGCGGTCAACCGCCGCACCGCCGATCTGATCTCGTACTTCACCCGTGGCATCGAGCTGGAGGTGGGCGGCGCGGCGGCGATCCGCTACGGGGCGCAGCTGGTGATCCCGCCGGACCGGCGGGCCGCCTGCGATCTGCTCAAGGAGCTGGTGTGGTGCTATGTCATCGACCGCCCGGCGCTGGCCACCCAGCAGCACGGTAAGCGGCGGGTGGTGAGCGAGCTGCTGCGCTGGAGCCATGACGCACCCGAGCTGCTGCCGCCGGACCGCGCCGAGGAGCTGGCGCTGCACGGCGACCGGCTGCGGGCCGCCGCGGACCATGTCGCCTCACTGACCGAGGATCAGGCGCTGGCCCTCCACCGGCGGCTGTCCGGCACCGGCCTGGGCTCGGTCAACGACAACGTGTGGCTGTGA
- a CDS encoding cytochrome c biogenesis CcdA family protein, producing MTDIGYLAAFLGGALALLSPCSALLLPAFFAYSLATPGRLMARTGVFYLGLATTLVPLGAASTAASRLFNGHRDLLIAVGGWVVIAMGLAQILGLGFASRRAQAAAARITPRSAVSTFLLGCVYGLAGFCAGPILGAVLTVTAVSGSPAYGASMLAVYALGMALPLFVLALLWDRCKLGTRGWLRGREFTLGKLRLHTTSLLSGVFFIGIGVLFLRFNGTSALPGILDADAEFRAEEWATRIGNGVPDAVLIAVAALVVAGVLARFALRPEKKQRDGTE from the coding sequence GTGACCGACATCGGCTACCTCGCGGCGTTCCTGGGCGGCGCGCTCGCGCTGCTCAGCCCGTGCAGCGCCCTGCTGCTGCCGGCCTTCTTCGCGTACTCCCTGGCCACGCCCGGGCGGCTGATGGCCCGTACCGGTGTGTTCTATCTGGGACTGGCCACCACACTGGTGCCGCTCGGCGCGGCAAGCACGGCGGCCAGCAGGCTGTTCAACGGCCACCGCGATCTGCTGATCGCCGTCGGCGGCTGGGTCGTCATCGCCATGGGTCTCGCCCAGATCCTCGGCCTGGGCTTCGCCTCCCGGCGGGCCCAGGCCGCCGCCGCGCGGATCACCCCGCGGTCGGCCGTCTCCACCTTTCTGCTCGGCTGTGTCTACGGCCTGGCCGGCTTCTGCGCGGGCCCCATCCTCGGCGCGGTGCTGACGGTGACGGCGGTCAGCGGCTCACCGGCGTACGGCGCCTCGATGCTCGCCGTCTACGCGCTGGGCATGGCGCTGCCGCTGTTCGTGCTGGCGCTGCTGTGGGACCGCTGCAAGCTCGGCACCCGGGGCTGGCTGCGGGGCCGTGAATTCACCCTCGGCAAGCTGCGGTTGCACACCACCTCGCTGCTGTCCGGGGTGTTCTTCATCGGTATCGGCGTGCTCTTCCTGCGCTTCAACGGGACCAGTGCGCTGCCCGGAATTCTCGACGCGGACGCCGAATTCCGGGCCGAGGAATGGGCGACGCGGATCGGGAACGGCGTCCCGGACGCCGTGCTGATCGCGGTGGCCGCGCTGGTGGTCGCCGGGGTGTTGGCCCGGTTCGCGCTACGGCCGGAGAAGAAGCAGCGGGACGGCACCGAATAG
- a CDS encoding DsbA family protein, translated as MPVSASPTRKLAAIGAVIALVVAVIAIGVAIGTSVEGDRDTGRADAPEAAASAGPQEDPAQQKMFDDLAKRTSRRADGDPLAIGKKDAPVVLVEYADYQCSFCGRFTRETQPGLIKKFVDNGTLRIEFRNFTVFGADSERAARASWAAGQQGKFWQLHDALYSKTRKGAALAEDKLVDLARTSGVDDLDKFRADLKSADAERALKKDQDEGYQLGVQSTPSFLVNGRPVAGAQPYEVFAQAVEQAAERAGHGPAAKGTK; from the coding sequence ATGCCCGTTTCCGCCTCTCCCACCCGCAAACTGGCCGCCATCGGCGCGGTCATCGCCCTCGTCGTCGCCGTGATCGCCATCGGTGTCGCCATCGGCACCTCCGTCGAGGGTGACCGTGACACCGGCCGCGCCGACGCCCCCGAGGCCGCCGCCTCCGCCGGTCCCCAGGAGGACCCCGCACAGCAGAAGATGTTCGACGACCTCGCCAAGCGGACCAGCCGGCGCGCGGACGGCGACCCGCTGGCCATCGGCAAGAAGGACGCCCCGGTGGTCCTGGTCGAATACGCCGACTACCAGTGCTCGTTCTGTGGCCGCTTCACCCGTGAGACCCAGCCCGGCCTGATCAAGAAGTTCGTCGACAACGGCACCCTGCGCATCGAATTCCGCAACTTCACCGTCTTCGGCGCGGACTCCGAGCGGGCCGCCCGCGCCTCCTGGGCCGCCGGGCAGCAGGGCAAGTTCTGGCAGCTGCACGACGCGCTGTACTCCAAGACCCGCAAGGGCGCGGCGCTCGCCGAGGACAAGCTCGTCGACCTGGCCCGCACCAGCGGTGTGGACGACCTCGACAAGTTCCGTGCCGATCTGAAGAGCGCGGACGCCGAGCGGGCGCTGAAGAAGGATCAGGACGAGGGCTACCAGCTCGGAGTGCAGTCCACACCGTCCTTCCTGGTCAACGGCAGGCCGGTGGCCGGGGCCCAGCCCTACGAGGTCTTCGCACAGGCCGTCGAGCAGGCCGCCGAGCGGGCCGGGCACGGACCGGCGGCCAAGGGGACCAAGTGA
- a CDS encoding ATP-binding protein: MAGLEGMEQPRPRSDPAAARRGIPGADRDRAPAPRRPVSAAPEPAGDPALGEVRLPSRPQSAGIARRLTAAVLLKQWSLTPQLTEHAVLLVSELVGNAVRHTGARTFGLRMLRRRGWLRIEVRDPSRGLPCLMPVQEMDLSGRGLFLVDKLSERWGVDLLPRGKTTWFEMRIADR, from the coding sequence ATGGCGGGCCTCGAAGGAATGGAGCAGCCGCGGCCGCGGAGCGATCCGGCCGCCGCACGACGGGGCATCCCCGGCGCGGACCGGGACCGGGCGCCGGCACCCCGCAGACCGGTGTCCGCGGCCCCCGAACCAGCCGGCGATCCGGCCCTCGGCGAGGTCCGGCTCCCCTCGCGCCCCCAGTCCGCCGGTATCGCCCGCCGGCTGACCGCCGCCGTCCTCCTCAAGCAGTGGTCCCTGACACCCCAGCTCACCGAGCACGCCGTGCTGCTCGTCTCCGAGCTCGTCGGCAACGCCGTACGGCACACCGGCGCCCGCACCTTCGGCCTGCGGATGCTCCGCCGCCGTGGCTGGCTCAGGATCGAGGTGCGCGACCCCTCCCGCGGTCTGCCGTGTCTGATGCCGGTCCAGGAGATGGACCTCAGCGGCCGCGGGCTCTTCCTCGTCGACAAGCTCTCCGAACGCTGGGGCGTGGATCTGCTGCCCCGCGGCAAGACCACCTGGTTCGAGATGCGGATCGCCGACCGCTGA
- a CDS encoding enoyl-CoA hydratase/isomerase family protein gives MTVNLEVADGVGTIRLDRPPMNALDIATQDRLRELAEEATRRDDVRAVVIWGGEKVFAAGADIKEMQVMDHAAMVVRSKALQDSFTAVARIPKPVVAAITGYALGGGCELALCADIRIAADNAKLGQPEILLGLIPGAGGTQRLARLVGPSKAKDLIFTGRQVKADEALTLGLVDRVVPAAEVYEQAHAWAARLAAGPALALRAAKESVDAGLETDIDTGLTIERNWFAGLFATEDRETGMRSFVEEGPGKAKFR, from the coding sequence ATGACTGTGAATCTCGAGGTCGCCGACGGCGTCGGCACCATCCGCCTGGACCGTCCGCCGATGAACGCACTGGACATCGCCACCCAGGACCGGCTGCGCGAGCTGGCCGAGGAGGCCACCCGCCGCGACGACGTCCGCGCCGTCGTCATCTGGGGCGGTGAGAAGGTGTTCGCGGCCGGCGCGGACATCAAGGAAATGCAGGTCATGGACCACGCGGCGATGGTCGTGCGGTCCAAGGCCCTGCAGGACTCCTTCACCGCCGTGGCCCGGATCCCCAAGCCGGTGGTCGCCGCGATCACGGGCTATGCGCTGGGCGGCGGCTGTGAGTTGGCGCTCTGCGCCGACATCCGGATCGCGGCCGACAACGCCAAGCTCGGCCAGCCGGAGATCCTGCTGGGGCTCATCCCGGGCGCCGGCGGCACCCAGCGGCTGGCGCGGCTGGTGGGTCCGTCCAAGGCCAAGGACCTGATCTTCACCGGCCGTCAGGTGAAGGCCGACGAGGCGCTCACCCTCGGTCTGGTCGACCGGGTGGTGCCGGCCGCCGAGGTCTACGAGCAGGCGCACGCCTGGGCGGCGCGGCTGGCGGCGGGCCCCGCGCTGGCGCTGCGGGCCGCGAAGGAGTCCGTCGACGCGGGCCTGGAGACGGACATCGACACCGGTCTCACCATTGAACGCAACTGGTTCGCGGGGCTGTTCGCGACCGAGGACCGCGAGACCGGCATGCGCAGCTTCGTCGAGGAAGGTCCCGGCAAGGCCAAGTTCCGCTGA
- a CDS encoding L,D-transpeptidase, producing the protein MNVQPNSGVPARRRRWRHQGGGPLAVLLAAVLLLVTGCGGDDGDDKKAGKAGGGKDASQAAVTIAPKDGADDVATSGALKVTAQKGRLKSVKVKDGKGNEVDGKISGDGAVWKPSGHLGASTKYTVDAIAVDGQGREAAEHSGFTTLVPKNTFIGQYSPENGQRVGVGMPVSIRFTRGITDPAAVEDAIKVSAEPSVPIEGHWFGNDRLDFRPEKYWAPGTKVTLKLNLNGVEGRPGVYGTQAKEVSFTVGRSQVSTVDAKSKKMTVVRDGKTVKTIPITAGAPGTETYNGKMVISEKHLVTRMNGDTVGFGGEYDIKDVPHAMRLSTSGTFIHGNYWSGRAAFGTRNASHGCVGLFDQRGGGDGSTPAAWFFRNSVIGDVVVVKNSHDETIQPDNGFSDWNLSWEKWKAAQ; encoded by the coding sequence GTGAACGTCCAGCCGAATTCGGGGGTGCCGGCTCGCCGGCGTCGGTGGCGCCACCAGGGCGGGGGCCCGCTCGCCGTGCTGCTCGCCGCCGTGCTGCTGCTGGTGACGGGGTGTGGTGGCGATGACGGTGACGACAAGAAGGCCGGCAAGGCGGGCGGGGGCAAGGACGCCTCGCAGGCGGCCGTGACGATAGCGCCCAAGGACGGCGCGGACGACGTCGCCACCAGCGGCGCGCTGAAGGTGACCGCCCAGAAGGGCAGGCTCAAGTCCGTCAAGGTCAAGGACGGCAAGGGCAATGAGGTCGACGGGAAGATATCGGGCGACGGCGCCGTGTGGAAGCCGAGCGGCCATCTGGGCGCCTCGACGAAGTACACCGTCGACGCGATAGCGGTGGACGGCCAGGGCCGGGAGGCCGCCGAGCACTCCGGCTTCACCACACTCGTCCCCAAGAACACCTTCATCGGCCAGTACAGCCCCGAGAACGGCCAGCGGGTCGGCGTCGGCATGCCGGTCTCGATCCGCTTCACCCGCGGTATCACGGACCCCGCGGCCGTTGAGGACGCCATCAAGGTCAGCGCCGAGCCGTCGGTGCCGATCGAGGGCCACTGGTTCGGCAACGACCGGCTCGACTTCCGCCCCGAGAAGTACTGGGCGCCGGGCACCAAGGTCACCCTCAAGCTCAACCTCAACGGCGTCGAGGGCCGCCCCGGTGTCTACGGCACCCAGGCCAAGGAGGTCTCGTTCACCGTCGGCCGCAGCCAGGTCAGCACGGTCGACGCCAAGTCGAAGAAGATGACCGTGGTCCGCGACGGGAAGACGGTCAAGACCATCCCGATCACCGCGGGCGCGCCGGGCACCGAGACGTACAACGGCAAGATGGTGATCAGCGAGAAGCACCTCGTGACGCGGATGAACGGGGACACCGTCGGCTTCGGCGGGGAGTACGACATCAAGGACGTGCCGCATGCGATGCGGCTGAGCACGTCCGGCACCTTCATCCACGGCAACTACTGGTCGGGCCGCGCGGCCTTCGGCACCCGGAACGCCAGCCACGGCTGTGTGGGCCTGTTCGACCAGCGCGGTGGCGGCGACGGGTCCACCCCGGCGGCGTGGTTCTTCCGCAACTCCGTCATCGGCGATGTGGTCGTCGTCAAGAACTCGCATGACGAAACGATCCAGCCGGACAACGGCTTCAGCGACTGGAACCTCTCCTGGGAGAAGTGGAAGGCCGCTCAGTAG